In the genome of Hydra vulgaris chromosome 06, alternate assembly HydraT2T_AEP, the window acatttttaagtttagcaATCGAGCGATATGTAGtcgatggatttttgcaaaataaaattcacaaatttttttacgcACCTCAATTTGTTTccgaaacattttgcaaattacagaattgtaaacaaaagtttatcaacACTATTAAAGATAAGGAAGAaacgtttgttaaaaaaaataaaagaaaagcatttgtggttttagagaaatctcaatttaaagttgatcGGAATTTTCCGTGTATAATAGGGTGGAGTGATTTTGGAATCAGAACTATGGTAACCCTGGAGTAAAtagattatcaaaaaataataataaaatgtataacatGTTCTTGCTAATAATGCCTGGAAAATGGCTGGTTCACAAAAATGTACATTTATTTAGACTTAATCTATTTTCGAGGAAAACCgccattttttgattttttttcaaagtgggCATGCGCATTGCGcattgttttgttgtttttagatttttaaattacaattcattaatagcaaaacaatttatagaaaaaatgcCTAAGAGCAAATCCAGGAAAACTCGTTtggaaaatagtttaaaatacgGAGGCCTCCCATCAGAAATACCTTCAGCTGATCTTCCAACATTTCGTCAAgtaattcagtttttttattttactgaaagCAATAACCAAAATATTTCCAAACAGAATCTACTAGAAGAGGTTGAAAATTCTCTTAGTACTTTGTGGAATAAAGTAAACCCACGTCTACTTCTCCTTCAGAGAAATTCAATcttaagaaaattaagaaatctttttgaaaGAGTAAAATCTATAAACCGAGGACGTTGTAAATCTAAAAGTAAGGAGTATCAAGATATGATTTTAGATATTAATTAGATAACTCTTTGATATATCATCATGTACTTGTGAATTAGCGACTGTTTTATGTAATGACATGGATGTTAAGTGTAGCATCATCAATTGCCAAGTAGAGCACATCTTGTGTCTTTGTAAAACTAGAAAggtatttgattaaattttttatatattattgtatatattagaATATTTGTAGTTTTAATCTGCAATTATTGTACtgagaattttttattacactttgGTTTCACTTCAATTAAACTGAAGtagttgattatttaaaaaaattatatttaaggtCCCTTCTGAAGACAGGGCATATATTTGTGATCAGAGAAACAAGATTGGTCCAAAAGGTATTTATCAGCTAGGAAAGGCTAATTTAAAATCTGGTACATTTACTCCGGAAAGGTTAGGTCAAGTAGAGCTTATAGATCATGTTAAAATGCCTTATGCTCATAACTCATTGATTGATTCTGGTCACATATCTGAAGTTTCAGCATCTGATCCAGATGTTTTGGtagcatatatatgtatatttgtatatatatatatatatatatatatatattatatatatatatatatatatatatatatatatatatatatatatatatatgttataataacCTACAAATGAGtactcaatgttcttaaagaacagagcaatagtaaattagtaaaaacacttatctaattttttttttcttaaataaattgtgTCACCATCTGTAAGTTTATCAGGAAGGTTCCTGACTATAATAAtagagtataataaaaaaattaaatgcgttttatctaatttatttatggatatatatatatatatatatatatatatatatatatatatatatatatatatatatatatatatatatatatatatatatatatatatatatatatatatatatatatatatatatatatatatatatatatatatatattgcaaacaGCACACTGGGGCAACGCTAAAACAGCTTTGTTTCAatgatttcaacattttttaaatgttggcCCTACGAAGTGTGCTGCTTGAgatatatggttttttttttttatattttaaatactaagtATTTTTACAGGTAAATGATTCTGAGGAAGAATATAATCCATTAAAAAGTTctcaatataatttaattaaacttgataGATTTGCAATGGAGGCTGTCgggtatataaaattttcatacatATTGAGTTTAGATGAGAATTTCttaaatatactatattaaaagtatgaaaaaaaaatcataagttCCTTGTTCATCCCCAGTAGGAGAGGAGAGGGTGAATATGGAATGTTTATGGATTACATATAGATAATATACTTTGCTCTttcagttttgtttatttatttcatagttTCTTATTTGTAGGTATGATGTCTCATCTCGTGCTGCAGCTGCACTAGCGAATGCTCTACTTCTAGATTATggaatcattatatatatatatatatatatatatatatatatatatatatatatatatatatatatatatatatatatatatatatatatatacatatatatatatatatatatatatatatatatatatatatatatatatttatatatgcatatatatatatatatatatatatatattatatatatatatatatatatatatatatatatatatatttgtaaaaaaaaagatgtgtaGACTTGTGTGTAAACCGTTGCGCTGCCCCTAAGGGTAGTGATCAAATTAACTATCTCTGTCTTTTATATCaattaatactttgttttattgtagttttgtttctttaaagttttaactagAAAATAACAGTCTCAAAACTCTGAAGTACAGTAGGAAACATCtcttgataataaaaaagataaactatCTTttcatcagtaaaaaaaaagaaaaaagattaagGGCATTGTTAAGCTATTGACTGATAACCACCGCGCCCAACAAAACAGAACCCTGCAGCTATAAAAGAAACAACTGTGGAACACCAACCAACAATGTAAGACCATCCGTATGTAAATTGCGTTGTGCTTAATTTAACTGTGTACAAGCATAATGCAACCAGCAAAAGAAaggctataaaaaaaaattgctttatgaataaaataacagtaaaattacacaaagtaaatagtaaaaaatatttttatcacaaaaGCATTACCTAtccataaaaaattatctatagAGCGGGTGGAATGATGATTTccttatttctaattttttattatcttattttttctcaaaatgactttatttttcCTTGTCAAAGCTTGTTTTGTGCTTTCGCTAGTTCTAGCTATGTGCCTAATTACATTTTCaaccaaaaaagatttaaatattttcgcTCGTGACCAGTAAAATTAAagtgattttataaaaatgataaaaaatgaaatatctaaTGCACTGTACTGCACTGCATTGTGCTTTAGTAATTTCATTTATTCAGTTCTGCTGCATAACTGCATTAGTCAATAAGCAAAggaataaataaactaaattaaatatacgTACAAAATAGTTAGATAttcaaagtaaaacattttaattcttatgaaatttagaaaaagtaaaagtttagaaaaagaaaaagtagaCCGTTTCTCTCACActcaaacattatttaataaacttaatattctaaatgtatataaactaaacctttaccatattcttatcttcatgtttaaacttgataaaaaaatatcaccaatgttatttaattcactttttgaaaaaataaaccacatataccctaccagattttcaaaaaacaattacattcaatccaaaacacaTTATTCAGCAACCAAATTCTCAATTGCTAACCGAGGTCCTAAGCTGtggaatacaatattaaataatgagctgaaatctaattattctttaaaccagtttaaaacaaaacttaagcaattactgatgatacatgaaaatgaattaaagttcttctaaaaagctttttaaactagcaaacaaaaacaaaaattaacctactaattactctttaatattatatttaatattctaaacaatagtctgctattgtaaatgtatttcttatcttataagttttgaatttacaaacgatttttttaagttttattatttgaaatactaattactaaaaatattgtaaaattttataatttcaatttttattaaaaaaagttattgtaaattctttttgtaatattaatacttatatatcatcttattttactaatcagttcttaaatataaatactctttgaattactaaatattttaaacgttatatattttattttttgcattttgttaaaacattttatttgatgaatatgcatttttttggggggggcttaatgataagatgaattttgtcttcttcaagccccagtcatgtaaatatttgtttttataaattacgagtgtaaattattttcattcggcaaatacaatactaaaaaaaaaaaaaaaaaaaaaaaaaaaatttaatagaaatgtCGAAGTTGCGAAATTTAATTAGAATGCCGGCTAGGAAACAGATGGATTTGGAGCAGACACAAGCATTTCCAAGGTTAGACAGGCAACTAAACTTAATCggttaaaataagttaaagagTGGGAAATATGAATAGTTTTATAGCTTCTGTTATTTTTGCTTGATTCAAACCTATTCTTTATTACGCGTGCAATTTCTATAACAAAGGTGGCCGCCGCTTCGACAAAGAGACTGCATCCGATGTTACATTTGTTAATGTTGCATGCGCGATCGACAGTAACAGAAATAAAATTCATGTGAAAAAATACCTTTATTTGATTATTGCGCTTAgcattttctttcaaataataaataatatggcataacaaaatgctttaaaattatttttataaaaacaattacatttatttttaaactgcaatgctttattttgttttatttactattctCATCAGATGTTCATGTGCTATTCCCGTTGAATGTTCACAATAATTTCATGGAAAgtattttagttaactaatataactttaaatataaaaaatcataagcGTGTATAAAAACAAATACCTGTTGCATAAAGAATTCCAGCaagtaattttattgataattcttttttaatcagAAGAACAGCGCAGTAAGCGGTAGCAGCCAAGTATCCCAGACATCCCAATACCATAAAAATAGTTGTTACTTTCAAAGCAGCTATAATAAAGTAATTCTATGTAATTTATATGGATTTTACCgtcaaaaatttatcaaagataatttttttttaatccatttatttaaccataaaatgtgaaaatttgcaataatattttataaactctcATAAATAAGGTTAGGTGTCAcacatatagttaaaaactagtcaatggagtgacacctaaaaaaaaaacaaaaaaaaacaaaaaaaactataaataaaacataaaaagaatttaaaataaaataaagagaaaaaaaaaattaaaaatagaaaaaaataaaaaaataaaaaagaaagaaaggaaAATAAAGcactaataaataaagataataataataatggcaataatgatataataaaaataataataatattaataataatgtgaataaaaaaacattacaagtAGTAACTATATCatgataactttattaaaaattataactaatgataaaaatggtaaaaataattatattaaattttataactatgacagaaattattaaaagaaacataacaattgcaaaaattaggacaataactattaaattattCCTACAATTGAATCACTATCACtgtcattataaataatattaataagatttataaaacaaaggtactttgttttataaatcttattaatacctttgttttataaatcttattaatattactattaatgataatagtaatattagtagagttaaaaaaagacagtataaaataaagtaataatagttttataaatacagtaatataagaaaagcaaataaaagataaaataatattcattaaatatatactcaaataaaattttcttaattaggTTTCGATTGAGAAGAAAAAAGTTGGTAATAATAgggtatttagttaaaatcttttttttttataaatggtattATTTTGTTCCAGTGAGAAATACATCGATGTTTTAAAGAGAGCTTGCCATATTTGATAGTGTTGAAAAAAGAAgtgcaaaagttaaaaatttcagtatttcgaatgtaatatttttgtgtcacctgttttaataaaaaaattattgaacgaATTTGGTagcttaaataattattttgtgcatttaaaaaaaagtgtaaatctTAACCtaatttattagtattatttttaattggacCATAAACTTGGGTCCCcgttaaaaatatacatttatttctTACGAGTTTAAATTGTAGATAAAACTCCTCTTTGTAATAAAGAAGTTAATATAGCAAAtcaattacagaaaaataaaataattttgaattatgtATTGCTTATAGAAAGAAACTCTTACCATTGCTTTTGGGTCTTTGTGTACACATTTTTTTACCAGATACAGTTCCACAGCCTCTCCATAACCCTATAAAAATATGCGAGTCATTGTGTGTTGCAGTTTCCCAGTAGTCTGAAGCAGTTGACATTATAACAAATACTAAACCAGTAACTGTTAAACTTAAGACTATATAACGAGCGGACTCTTGAGAAAGCATTTTACTTAAACACAAAGTTTGATTTCAAGAACGAAAAATTTCTTTACAGATATGTTTAAAGTGCAAAggaatgaaaaatgttttacgaATCATTTTCCCTTATGAAAACTTTAATGTAAGTAACGTGCAAATTTAGattaaattgacttttttatacataattaatcaatcataaaaataaattattccttGTTGCaacgttaaaaatataatacaactgATGTTACAATAAAAACTGGTTAAgtgaacaatttttaaaggtGGAACTAAGGTTGGTAATTTTCGAAAACCCGTAAAAATGCGTCTacagttatttatataaaaatttaagctaACATTACAtcgttttaatttatttttatttttaaaatctcttagCGATTTTTATAtcagataaatttataataaagtttaaacaaaattatacaaatatgcGTATATATAGATTGCAAAATACCACTATAAATAccttattaaaactatatatatatatatatatatatatatatatatatatatatatatatatatatatatatatatatatatatatatatatatatttaacgtTGCAACAaggaataatatatattcagGTGCGATTCTAGCAATAAAATAAGAATGGGATGGGGCGAATCCCTAAAAAAGTACTgttttcctcaaaaaaaaaggacaattttaaaaagtcgattataacttgaaaataaacTGATAcgtatttcaaatttaattaagttaaaacatctgttaaatgtatataaactaatcCTTATAAAATcctttataatataatacaatatttctaacGGTTATATATACCCTCATTAttcaagtaaatataaaaaacctgttaaaaagtaaacaaaaaataaacttcaatgTAATGCGTTCTTCCGTcttcaataagaaaaataaagtgaaataagACGATATGATGTATTTATCGTTATCTACATTCAAATCACCTGCATTTGGAGATCACTGGTGATACTGTATTTCTAAAGACTCTCTCAATTTCCTCTTAAAATAGTTTCCCTCTACTTTAACTTG includes:
- the LOC101241331 gene encoding lens fiber membrane intrinsic protein, with translation MLSQESARYIVLSLTVTGLVFVIMSTASDYWETATHNDSHIFIGLWRGCGTVSGKKMCTQRPKSNAALKVTTIFMVLGCLGYLAATAYCAVLLIKKELSIKLLAGILYATAFLLLVALCLYTVKLSTTQFTYGWSYIVGWCSTVVSFIAAGFCFVGRGGYQSIA